The stretch of DNA GGgccaatcacacaaatcgctTCCAATCGCTCCTAACCgttgaattccaaaagctggtTTCCGCAAGTGTTTGCGGTTGCGGACGATTGCgattggaaattttttaaataaaaaaaaaaaaaagaaaaaggaaaaaagaaaccaacgatatatttttttctatcttcttctatatatgtttatcaCTTTCTCAACCCTGATCAAACCGTAACCCTAGTCTCTCAAACCTCCAAATTATGGCGTCAACCCAAGGTGATGAAAATCAAGATGGAAACGTCAGTATTGAATCTCTTTTATCATtcattatatgttatatatgtgtaaCTCGTTCTATTTTTTCCATAGCATCATCTTTTtcattatatgttatatattgttttgagtttggtGATTGAATATATGTTTCAACTTGTTTTCTCGAATAGAAAATTACCTGGTCAGACGAGATGACTCGTTTGTTATTAGATTTGATCACGCTAGAGAAACAAGTTGGAAATTCCAGAGGCAAAAGTTTGagtgagaaaggaaaagaaaacgttCTTACAGAATTTAAAAAGGAATTTCCACTAACCTTAAACTggaacaaaattaagaatagaCTTGATACTTTAAAGAGGCAATATGAACTGTATCGTAAAATCACGTTTGGAGCAACTGGACTCGGAGTTAATCCAAGGACAGGAAGTCTTGATGCCCCTGATCATTGGTGGAAAGATAAAATTAAGGTATGTAACCACATATTTgtgtaattattaatttcttgttttgtattttcattgattggaattttgtttttggtttataaggCTTATCCTGAAGCTTCGAAACTCCGGTCGCACCCACTGCGGTTTATACCGCTTCTTCATGTGGTCTTCCGAGATGAAACGGTTGTGGTGGAGGAGTCATGGCAACCAAGACGTGGTGTAAATCGTCATGCTCCATTAGTTGACGTAAGTGAGACTGAACGTACaaacgaagaagacgagagagaaGATATGATGCGTGAGAACGAACCTCATCATATGGAAACAGAAGACCCAGATTGGATGTCACAAATTCCGAGGGAAAACTCTGCAAATCCAAATTCCGAGGCNgtgtaattattaatttcttgttttgtattttcattgattggaattttgtttttggtttataaggCTTATCCTGAAGCTTCGAAACTCCGGTCGCACCCACTGCGGTTTATACCGCTTCTTCATGTGGTCTTCCGAGATGAAACGGTTGTGGTGGAGGAGTCATGGCAACCAAGACATGGTGTAAATCGTCATGCTCCATTAGTTGACGTAAGTGAGACTGAACGTACAAACAAAGAAGACGAGAGAGAAGATATGATGCATGAGAACGAACCTCATCATATGGAAACAGAAGACCCAGATTGGATGTCACAAATTCCGAGGGAAAACTCTGCAAATCCAAATTCCGAGGCGGAACCATCATTTGCATCCAAAGAGACATCTTCTATGCACACTCAagagaaaataagtcaaaaccGAAAGCGTAAACAAAATCCAGTAGACTCGACGCTCGACCGTATTGCTACTACTATGGAAGACCGAAATGATATTCTGGAGCAAATGACAAATGCAAAGTCAAAATCTTAGTCAACAAATTCAACTGAAGAACGAATGGCTCTTGTTGTGAAACATGTGAGGGCAGTACCAGATCTGGTTCCGGATTTGATAttctaaaacatttatattatatatcatatttattatgttccaaccgctattgcacccgctggtcaaccagtcgtaaaccttccgcaaacgcaccaattttaaaccgctacaCCA from Camelina sativa cultivar DH55 chromosome 9, Cs, whole genome shotgun sequence encodes:
- the LOC104715431 gene encoding uncharacterized protein LOC104715431, which codes for MTRLLLDLITLEKQVGNSRGKSLSEKGKENVLTEFKKEFPLTLNWNKIKNRLDTLKRQYELYPSKLRSHPLRFIPLLHVVFRDETVVVEESWQPRHGVNRHAPLVDVSETERTNKEDEREDMMHENEPHHMETEDPDWMSQIPRENSANPNSEAEPSFASKETSSMHTQEKISQNRKRKQNPVDSTLDRIATTMEDRNDILEQMTNAKSKS